The sequence below is a genomic window from Pseudomonas cannabina.
GTCTCAATCCGTTACGTATCGTGTTGGCCGGGGCTGCCATTACCGCGCTGTTCACGGCGTTCAGTCAGGCGCTGCTGGTGGTCAATCAGGACGGTCTGGACACCGTGCTGTTCTGGCTGGCGGGTTCTCTTTCGGAACGTGATCTGACCACCGCAGCACCGCTGTTGTTGTGCGTGGTGCTCGCCCTGTGCGGATCACTGTTGCTGGCCGGGCAGGTCAACGTGCTCAATACCGGCGAAGCCATCGCCACCGCGCTGGGCCAGCGGACCGGGCTGATTCGCCTGCTGATGAGCCTGGTGATCATCGTTCTGGCTGGCAGCGCCGTGGCGTTGGCGGGCAGCATCGGTTTCATCGGGCTGCTGGTGCCACACATGGTGCGTAAGACGCTGTCCATCGACCATCGCTGGCTGCTGCCCGGTTGCGCGGTGTTGGGCGCCACACTGTTGCTGCTCGCCGATACGCTGGCGCGCGTCGTGATCCTGCCTCAGGAGGTGCCGGTGGGCGTCATGACCGCGCTGTTCGGCGCGCCATTCTTCATTGCACTGGTCCGTCGCGGGGCGCGTTATGGATAAGCACCTGAGGCTGCGTTATCGCGGTTTTTCCCGGCAGTTCAGCCTGACCGTGCTGATGCGTCTTACCGTTGCCGTGGCGCTCACAGTGCTGGTGGCACTGGGTTCGCTGGCGGTGGGCAAGATCAAACTGTCGCCTGCGACGTTGATAAGCGTGTTTGCCGGTCATGCCGACGCCAGCCTGCTATTCATCGTCGAGCAACTGCGCCTGCCGCGCCTGGCGCTGGCCGCTTTGGTGGGGGCGGCATTGGCCATGTCCGGGCTGATTCTGCAAAGCATCATTCGCAACCCGCTGGCCTCGCCGGACCTGTTGGGCATCACCAGCGGTGCCAGCGCTGCGGCGGTGCTGTATCTGTCATTTTTCTCGGCCGCACTGGGCGCGCAGTTTTTGCCGCTGGCGGCCATTTCCGGGGCTGGCCTTGCTGCGCTGGTCATCTACCTGCTGGCCTGGAATCAGGGCGCTTCGCCCTTGCGCATGGTGTTGATCGGGGTCGGAGTATCGGCACTGCTGGCGGCTGTGACCACGTTCATTCTGGTGTTCAGCCCACTGACCACAACCTTGTCGGCCTACGTCTGGCTGACCGGGAGCGTGTATGGTGCCAGTTGGCCGGAACCTCGCGCGCTGGCCGGCTGGCTGTTGCTGACCCTGCCGCTGCTGGTGCTGCTCGCCCGTCAGGTGCGCATGCAACAACTGGATGACAATCTGGCCCAAGGCATTGGCGTGCGTGTCCAATGGCTGCGCGCCGGACTGCTGCTGGTCAGCGTTGCGCTGGCGGGGCTCGCGGTCGCCTGGGGCGGGGCAATTGCCTTTGTCGGGCTGATTGCGCCGCACATCGCCAAGCGCCTGATGCCTCCGGGGTTTACCGGTCAGGCAATAATGGCCGCATTGATCGGTGCCAATCTGGTGATGCTTGCCGATCTGGCCGGCCGCACGTTGTTCCTGCCGATGGATTTGCCCGCAGGGATTTTTGTCGCGGTGCTGGGCACGCCGTTTTTTCTGTATCTTTTGATCAACCAGCGGCATTAAGGAATTACCGATGGCGTCCATCGCAACCCATGATCTGACCTTGAGTTACCAGCGCCAGGTGATCATCGACAGCCTTGATCTGCAATTGCCCGAAGGTCAGGTAACCGTATTGATCGGCAGCAACGGCTGCGGCAAAAGCACCTTGCTCAAGTCGCTGGCACGGCTGCTCAAGCCACAGCAGGGCACTGTAGTGCTCAATGGTGCGGACATCCATCAGAAATCCACTGCCACGGTGGCCCGGGAACTGGCGATTCTGCCGCAGATGCCCAGCGCTCCGGAAGGCATCAGCGTGCGTCAGTTGGTGGCGCTGGGGCGTTACCCGTATCAGAACTGGATGCAGCAGTGGTCCGAGCAGGATGAAGCGATGGTCGAACGGGCCCTGGCGCAGACCGGCATGCAGGATTTGGCCGAGCGACCGGTGGATGCCTTGTCCGGTGGTCAGCGTCAACGCGCATGGATCGCCATGACTCTGGCGCAGGATACTGACATCGTATTGCTGGACGAGCCGACGACCTTTCTCGATCTGGCTCATCAGATCGAAGTGCTGGACCTGCTGCGCGATCTCAATCGTCAGGAAGGCAAAACCATCGTCATGGTTTTGCACGACCTGAACTTGGCCTGCCGTTATGCCGATCACATGGTCGCCGTGCACGAGCACACCGCGTTTGCTCAGGGGCGACCTGCCGACATCCTCAGCGAAGCGCTAGTCAGGCAGGTGTTCGGCCTCAACTGCCGGATCATCGCCGATCCCTTCTTCGGTACGCCGCTGTGCATTCCCTTTGGCCGGGAAATGCCGCAATGAGTGTCGCGCAGGCCTTCAGCGAGTCGGAGTGGGCGCTGTTATCCGGCGCGCTACAACTCAGACAATCCAATGCCCGCGACCCACGTTCATTGCCCGCAAGGGCATTGCTGGACGATCAGGTCTGCGAACAGTTGCTGGCAGCCTTGGGGCCGATCATCGGCTCCCCGACTGTAGCGATCACTGCGTCACTGCTGGCCAAGCGCTTTTCCTTCCTGAGCACGGGCGCTTGCCTGTACGCCATGTCGGTCTACGACAAGGGTCTGATCCTGTCGCTGGACAACAGCGTGGTCGAGTACGCACA
It includes:
- a CDS encoding ABC transporter ATP-binding protein, producing MASIATHDLTLSYQRQVIIDSLDLQLPEGQVTVLIGSNGCGKSTLLKSLARLLKPQQGTVVLNGADIHQKSTATVARELAILPQMPSAPEGISVRQLVALGRYPYQNWMQQWSEQDEAMVERALAQTGMQDLAERPVDALSGGQRQRAWIAMTLAQDTDIVLLDEPTTFLDLAHQIEVLDLLRDLNRQEGKTIVMVLHDLNLACRYADHMVAVHEHTAFAQGRPADILSEALVRQVFGLNCRIIADPFFGTPLCIPFGREMPQ
- a CDS encoding FecCD family ABC transporter permease, whose translation is MTAAMKLGLGLLMLVACMGLSLATGANWISPSAIVASLWQPDVLNPVQHVLLDTRLTRTCMAVAVGSSLAVAGALMQALTRNTLASPGLFGINAGATFAIIACSSLFALTSMSQWLWCAFIGAAVAGTIVWVIGNRGQGSLNPLRIVLAGAAITALFTAFSQALLVVNQDGLDTVLFWLAGSLSERDLTTAAPLLLCVVLALCGSLLLAGQVNVLNTGEAIATALGQRTGLIRLLMSLVIIVLAGSAVALAGSIGFIGLLVPHMVRKTLSIDHRWLLPGCAVLGATLLLLADTLARVVILPQEVPVGVMTALFGAPFFIALVRRGARYG
- a CDS encoding FecCD family ABC transporter permease, coding for MDKHLRLRYRGFSRQFSLTVLMRLTVAVALTVLVALGSLAVGKIKLSPATLISVFAGHADASLLFIVEQLRLPRLALAALVGAALAMSGLILQSIIRNPLASPDLLGITSGASAAAVLYLSFFSAALGAQFLPLAAISGAGLAALVIYLLAWNQGASPLRMVLIGVGVSALLAAVTTFILVFSPLTTTLSAYVWLTGSVYGASWPEPRALAGWLLLTLPLLVLLARQVRMQQLDDNLAQGIGVRVQWLRAGLLLVSVALAGLAVAWGGAIAFVGLIAPHIAKRLMPPGFTGQAIMAALIGANLVMLADLAGRTLFLPMDLPAGIFVAVLGTPFFLYLLINQRH